Genomic segment of Candidatus Micrarchaeia archaeon:
GTACGGGGCGGGCGCGAGGAACGTCGGGGACGAGGGAGGATTTGCGCCGAACCTGAAGGACTGCGCATGCGCGCTTGAAGAGATAATCTCCGCGGTCGAGGAAGCCGGGTACGGGAATGAAATTGGCATAGGGCTGGACGCGGCCGCGAGCTCTTTTTACGACGCGAAGAGCGGAAAATACTTCATAGACGGGAGGAGGCTGGATTCCGGCGCGCTCATGGACTATTACGCTGAAATAGTGCCGAAATACAGGATAATAAGCGTCGAGGACCCGTTCCACGAGGAGGATTTCGGCTCTTTCGCGGCTATGACTGCGAAGTTGGGCGCGAAAGTCCAGATAGTAGGGGACGATTTGCTGGTAACTAACCCGGAGAGGCTAGGGGTTGCGGTGAAGAGGAAAGCGGTGAACGCACTCCTGCTAAAACTGAACCAGATAGGCACCGTGAGCGAGAGCATGAAGGTCGCGGAGATGTGCAGGAAAAATAACATCAGGGTGGTGGTGAGCCACCGCTCCGGGGAAAGCGAGGACAGCTTCATAGCGGATTTCGCGGTCGGGATAGGGGCAGGGCAGATAAAGGCCGGGGCGCCCGCGAGAGGGGAACGGACCGCGAAGTACAACCAGCTTTTGAGAATAGAAGAGGACCGGCATGCGGTAATGGCGAGAGTGTTCTGATGTCCGCGCGCCTCTGGATGCTCAAGATACTTGACGGCCTGCTCACTCTGCTCGGAGAAATAGTGCTGTTTTTCGGCATGTACTCTTTCATTTCCGCGCGCGAGTTCGGCCTTGTGGGCTTCGGGCTGTTCCTGGTCCTGCTGGGCCAGCTTGCAGGAGTGAACGCGATAAGGTACGAGGACGGGAAAAAGCTGGTTTTGTTCTACGGGGAAATGCTGGAGAACATAGGGAGGCAGTTCGCGTACCCGCTCTTCATTTTCGTGATTTACCTGATGAGTAAGAGTCAGCTCCTTTTGGCGCTCGCGTTCACGTTCACGCTCGTGGCTTTGATCAAGTCGCTGGTTTCGGTTTACAAGGGGAAGATGATAGAGGGCTCTGGCATCATCACCTAGAGCTGTCGCCTATCAGCTTCTTCATCCTCGCGTCTATCTCCACCTCGCGGAATTTCGAGATTGAATAGAGCGTGTAAAATCCTATTGAAATGCCGACCCACATGAAGAACACTGTCATGAGACGACCGAGGGTGGTTTTAGGCACGACGTCCCCGTAGCCCACGGTGGTCATTGTGGCGCTCATGAAATAGAGCGAGGTGAGCCAGTCCCAGCCTTCCACGTAATGGTATGCGACGAAGCCCAGGGTCAGGAAAATAGTGGCGAGCGAAATCGCGAAATAGAGGCGTTTGCGGTTTTCGCGCGCGAAAAAGTCGGCGCGGTCCGGCGAAACGCCCTTTTTCTTCATTCTCTCTCGGGTAACGTTGAAAACGTTCATGGAGAAGAAATGCGAATAACATATATATTGCTTTCTGGAGAATTCAGCACATGCTTTTCTCCATGCTCGCCTCGGCTTTCGAAGAGGTGGAAAAAAGGAGCGGCAGGCTGGAGATGACGGACCTGCTGGCAAAAATGTACGGCGATGCAGAGCCCGAGGAAGCTAGGAAAATCACTTACCTAATCCAGGGAATCCTCGCGCCGCCGTACGAGGGAATAGATTTGGGGATGGGGGAAAGGTTCGCGGTGCAGGCCATTTCAAGCGCTACGGGCTATGCAGTAAAAAAAGTTGACGCTGATTACAGGAAGCTCGGGGATTTGGGGCTGGTTGCAGAGGCTCTGCTTTCAAAGAAAAAACAGCAGGCGCTTTCTGCCCGGGAGATGAGCGCTTCCTACGTTTACGACTCGATGCTCAGGATTTCCAAATCCGCTGGAGCCGGAAGCCAGGACATGAAGGTAAAGCTGCTCGCGGAAATGCTGAACAATTCAACCCCGCAGGAGGGCAAATTCATAGTGCGGTTCGTTACAGGGCAGCTGAGGCTTGGCGTCGGGGACGCAACCATATTGGA
This window contains:
- the eno gene encoding phosphopyruvate hydratase; this translates as MLDSRGNPTVEAEVKTQGAFARAIAPSGASTGVHEAHELRDGGKRFLGKGVLNAVQNVNGIIAPELIGMEVSEQQKIDKKMIALDGTGNKSNLGANAMVAVSMAAMKAAACEKKKQVYQHLGGNILPVPMMNILNGGKHAGNSLAIQEFMIIPKWPRSFRNAMEMASETYHVLGKRLEKKYGAGARNVGDEGGFAPNLKDCACALEEIISAVEEAGYGNEIGIGLDAAASSFYDAKSGKYFIDGRRLDSGALMDYYAEIVPKYRIISVEDPFHEEDFGSFAAMTAKLGAKVQIVGDDLLVTNPERLGVAVKRKAVNALLLKLNQIGTVSESMKVAEMCRKNNIRVVVSHRSGESEDSFIADFAVGIGAGQIKAGAPARGERTAKYNQLLRIEEDRHAVMARVF
- a CDS encoding potassium channel family protein, whose translation is MNVFNVTRERMKKKGVSPDRADFFARENRKRLYFAISLATIFLTLGFVAYHYVEGWDWLTSLYFMSATMTTVGYGDVVPKTTLGRLMTVFFMWVGISIGFYTLYSISKFREVEIDARMKKLIGDSSR